From the genome of Vitis riparia cultivar Riparia Gloire de Montpellier isolate 1030 chromosome 11, EGFV_Vit.rip_1.0, whole genome shotgun sequence:
GTCAAACTGCGGGCCGTTATCAGCTATAATGGTTTGAGGGATTCCAAAGCAGCAAATGATGTTCTTCCACACGAATTTGGTGACGTCTTTTTCCTTGATGCTGGCATATGCTTCAGCTTCTACCCATTTACTGAAGTAATCTGTGGCGACGAGCAAGAATTTCTTCTGGGCAGCTGCGGCTGGTAGaggtcctactatgtccatCCCCCATTACTTGAAAGGCCAAGGGCTAAAGATTGGCTTCAATGTCTCAGACGGCACATGTGGAATGGGGGCATGCCTCTGGCATTTGTCACACTTCTTGACATAAGCCGCCGCGTCTTTCTTCATCGTGGGCCAATAATATCCTTGCGAGTGGGCCCGATGGGCCAGAGATCGACCTCCTGAGTTATTGCCGCAAACACCCTCATGTAACTCAACTAATACGTATAGGGCTTCCGAGCGGTTTAGGCACCTAAAGTAGGGGCCTGTGAATGATCGCTTGTAAAGGTGCTCCCCGATCATGGTGAAACAGACAGCTTGTACCCGGATCTTATGTGTCTACTTGGGCTCATCGGGTAAAGATCCTGTCTGGAGGTACCTTGTTATGACTTCCGTCCACTCCTGGTCGTCTCCTTGGCTCTCCTCAATAGTATTGCAAGTGGATGCTTCTGTGATGGAAGGATCAGTTTGCACGTGTATAGGCAATAATATGGCTTCTTTGATGGGCAGGGAAGCGGTTATCCCTGCCAGGGCGTCGGCACGTACGTTATCAGTTCGTGGAATTTTTTCAATTGTCCATTCACCGAACCGCTGTAGGGTGTGCCTTACTTTGGTTAGATAGCGCGCCATGCGTTTGTCCTTGGCTTTGTATTCCTCCTGGACGTGTCTTACCACGAGTTGGGAATTGTTGTAGATCCGGAGCTTGGAGACAAATAGTGTCAGGGTGAGGTCTAATCCGAATAGGATGGCTTCGTACTCTGCTTCATTGTTCGACGCGGGGAATCCCAGCCAGATAGCTTGCTCCAGTTGTTCTCCCGTTGGGGATTGCAGTAGAAGCCCCACTCTGGATCCTGATGACCGAGAGGCTCCAttaaccaatgttttaaaaaccggaccggaccggccggtccgaccgGTCCAACCGTCGACCGGTCACCATTCCGGTCCGATCCGGTCACCATTCCGGTCCGATCCGGTCATTTGGACCTGATGGAGATCGAACCGGGGTTGAACCACTCGAACCGGCGGTTCAACCGGTGAACCGGACGAACCGGCCGGTTCCAAGGGAACCGGTcgattcaaataattttaatttaaaaaaaaaaaaaacaaaataacaaattacCCTCTCATTGTAAGCATGAAAGGAAGGATTCCATGTTGGGCCTGTCTTATGACACGGCCCACATGCCCACTCCAATTGCTGTAGGCTTTTTTTTTAGCCCACAAAACCATGTCAAGCCAATGCTGAGGATGGCTTTTATAGGAATCATTTGACTCCTTGTTCTTCTCActttccgatgtgggattgctaaatatcaatgaaaaaaaacataacaaaactcCACCGAGAGGATTTGAGCCTTGGACCAATCTTTTACCATAGTCCACCTAAGGCACCACTCGGCTACATGCGTTTTATTAACAAATATgtcaaacaaaacaatatatattagattttaaatttttttaaaatattaaataaaaataatataatatttttaaaaattatgaaattagtttaaattttcatttttttatatattcacatttaaatattatacatatttcatttaataaaatttaaaatattaatatgatttaatttgataatatcaaagatataaaataatattattgatgtttaatttattcatatatattttaaaatttttacaattatttttaattttaataatatataaattatatatttatgacgtcaccggttcaatagcggttcgaccgccggtccgaccagtgaaccgtgaaccggtaacttttccggttcgatcaccggtccggttctgaaaacattgccATTAACCCACAAGGTCCACCACTCTTCTTCGCATGGTTCTTTGTGTTGAGCAGGTTTTTGGGAGTATTCTACCACAAAGTCAGCCATTACCTGCCCTTTCATGGACAATCTCGATTGGTATTCAATTCCATACTCGCTCAactctatggcccattgaagcattcttccGGTCAGGTCCGACTTGTGCAGGATGTTGTGAAGGGGTTGGTCGGTAAGTTCGACCATCGGGTGGGCCGGTAAGTATGACCACCGGGTGGGCCGATAAGTACGACCACCGGGTGGGCCGGTAAGTACGACCACCGAGTGGGCTTGGAAGTAAGTGCGAAGTTTCTGGGCAGCACTTCGAAGCGCTAAGGTTGTTTGCTCCATCTTTGAGTACCTTGTTTCCACATCAGCCAATGCCCTGTTAACATAATAAATAGGTTTCTGCTCCCTATGCGTGGGGCAGCGAAATAGAACAGCGCTAATTACCCACTCTGACACAGCCAGATACGtatacaatttttctccaaagaGGGGGCTGCTTAGAATGGTGGTTGCGTGAGGTAGTGTTTGATTTTCTCAAAAGCGCTTTGGCAGCTGTCCGTCCATCTAGTTGTACCGGCTTTTCGTATCGCCAAGAAGAAGAGTCTCAATTCATCAGTGAATCGGGCTATGAAGCGTCCTAGTGCGACAAGCTTGCTTGTGAGGCGTTGTAATTCCTTTTTGCTCCTAGGGGTGGTGTTTTTACATGACTGCCTTAACTTGATTAGGGCTGACCTCTATCCCTCTTTGGCTGACCATGAATCCCAGGAATTTCCCAGTACTTACGCCAAAAGCGTATTTGGACGGGTTTAGCTTCATGTCGTACTTCCTTAGGATGTGGAAGACTTCTTGCAAGTGAAGGGCATGTTCACCTCGGGTTTTGCTCTTAACCCGATATCATCAATGTACACCTCCACTGTGCGGCCAACTAGAGGTTTGAAGATTTTCGTCATCAGTCTTTGATAGGTGGCACCAACATTTTTGagtccgaatggcatgactttaTAACAATAAAGCCCATGCGGTGTTATAAAGGCTGTATTTTCCTCGTTGGTCAgggccatggggatttggtggtattCGGAGAAGGCGTCCAAGAAGGAGAGCATTCCTTGTCCGACGATGGAGTCTACAATCTGGTCTATCCGCAGCAAagggaaactgtcttttgggCACGCATTGTTAAGGTTGGTGTAATCGACACACACCCgccattttccttcctttttgggGACCATTACTACATTTGCTAACCAGTCCAGATACTCCTCTTCTCTAATAAATTCGGCTTCCAACAATTTGTCAATCTCATCCCAGATAATTTTTTGCCTATCTGGGTGAAAACGCCTAACCCTCTGTCGAACAGGTCTTGGTGATGGCAAGACGTTAAGCCTATGAGAGGCAATTGAAGGGTGGATTCCCTTCATGTCAGAATGTGCCCATGCAAAGATGTCGTGGCTTTGTCGGAGGGTGTCTTGGATGTCCTGTGCCTCTTCGGGTGTCAAGAGGGAACTGACATGTGTGAGGTGAGTACTTTCTTCCGAAATTTGGATTGTCCGCAAGGGATCCGCTGCCGGGTGATCTTTGTCCGTCGGATTCAGTAATTGCTATTGGTTAGGTGCGCTGGTGGGTTCAGGGAGGGGCTCGTCACCCTTGCTAGTCCCAACCTCTCGCGCTATCTGATAGCACTGGCGGGCGGCCAACTGGCTGCCGTATAGATTGATTTGTCCCTCTTCAGTGAGAAAGCTTACCATCTGATGGTACGTGGAAGGGATGACTTTCATATAGTTCACCCACGTGTGTCTTAAGATGACGTTGAAGGGGGGCAAATCTTCTACCACTGAAAACTGTACGTTAAGAGTGACTGGGCCTACTTGGACTGGCAGCACAATGTCTCCAAGGGAGGTGGTTGCTGCGCCATTAAATCCCGACAAGATCCATCCTGGATTTTCTAAGTCGGATAGCTCGAGACCCATTTGATTAACTACTGATGTCTACAAAAGATCAGTCGAACTGCCTGGGTCGATTAGGATTCGTCTTACATCAAAGTCTCCCATTCCCAGGGATAGGATGAGGGCGTCATGGTGCGGTTGTAATATTCGTGTGGGATCTACTGGAGGGAAAATGATTATCCCATCTATTGGTTGGGCGCTTCCGTCAGTTACTCCGGGCCTGATGGTATTGACGCATTCGCATACTGATGCCGCCCGCAACAACTTCTGCCTCTTTCGTTTGGAGTTGTACTCCTCATCCAGCGATCCTCCGTCAATATAGTTGATGATGGCTTTGGGGGCGACTGGGGTCCCGGAGTCGCTATTTCGGGGAGCGTCTCTAACTCTGGCATCTGAGCGGAGGTATTGCTCCAAATGTCCCGCTTTTATGAGCCTTTCCACTAAATAATGGAGACTCCTGCACCGCTCCATAGTGTGACCATGCTCCTTATGGTAGGCACACTTCTTGCTATGATCTCTTTTGGCTGGGTCTGTTCTGAGGGGTTCGGGCCACCTGAAGTCGGACAGGTCTTGGATCATAGGGAGGAGCTTCTCATATGATATGGAAAGGGGCGTGAGTGGTGGTAGTTCTGGGCAACTTTGCTCTTCCTGCCTTCGACCAAACGACCTTGGTCGGTCTGGAAGTTTGGAACTTCTTTCCGCGTCGCTTCTGGATGTCTGTCCGGCAACCAAAATTTGTTGGGTGGCCGCACTCACATCATCTTCCAGCAATGAGTATTTGCTTGTGCGCCAGAACAAATCATCCATTGTCGTGGGAGGCTTCTTAGCGAGTGATTCAAAGAATGGAGTGCCTGGGCATACGCTTCGTTTGAAGATATGAAGGACAACATCCATGCTATAAGCCTCTACTTGTATCACAGCCTGACCAAACTGTTTCATGAATTCTCTTAAAGACTCGTTTTcctgcatttttatgttttgcagggTGCTGATGTTTTGTTTATGCCGAGCGGAGCACAGGTATTGCCCCACAAAAGCTTCCGATAGGTCTCTAAAGTTATCAACAGAGTTCGGGGGTAGTCAGTGAAACCATGAGAGGGTCTAACCTTGTAGGCTGGCGGGGAATACCTTGCATAGCAACGCGTCATTTCCTATGTCGAGAGTCATGAGCTATCGATAGTGCATGATGTAGTTGAAGGGGTCGCTAGACCCATCATACGCAGAAAATTTTGGCACGAGGAATCCCCTTGGGGGGTCGTAATGAATAATATGGGAGCaaaaaggcgtggagagcatgtcatccagccTTTTGCTAATGGAGCCAGTGGGTGGTTCGTTTGAAGAGTTCCTTCCGGCTTGTCATATCGCTTGATGCAGGAGGTTGTTCTGTACAATGGGTGCAACCAGGGGGTCAGGGTACGTTTCCCAGGTTGTGGCCACTGGCGGCCTTGTCTTTCCAAGCTCCTGTGGGCCTAGCCTTGCGCGCATCGCGTCCGACAACTGGGGTCTTTTATCACGTTGTCTCTTTGACGAGAGACGGGTAGAATCTAAACTTTCCTCTTGGGGAGCTTGGTGCATAGGCGTGGGCCGTTCTTGAGATCAATTATTGCGTGCCTCAGGGATGACCCCCGCAGTCCCGGGATATATCGATTCTGGATCAGGCCGCGAAAAGGCCTCGAGGACGAAGCCTGGATACATAACATAGCGTTTTCTTCTCTCAGCCTTGTTGTTTCCTGGAGGAAGGCCTGCATTTGTCGCTCGCTCTCCA
Proteins encoded in this window:
- the LOC117924713 gene encoding uncharacterized protein LOC117924713 gives rise to the protein MQENESLREFMKQFGQAVIQVEAYSMDVVLHIFKRSVCPGTPFFESLAKKPPTTMDDLFWRTSKYSLLEDDVSAATQQILVAGQTSRSDAERSSKLPDRPRSFGRRQEEQSCPELPPLTPLSISYEKLLPMIQDLSDFRWPEPLRTDPAKRDHSKKCAYHKEHGHTMERCRSLHYLVERLIKAGHLEQYLRSDARVRDAPRNSDSGTPVAPKAIINYIDGGSLDEEYNSKRKRQKLLRAASVCECVNTIRPGVTDGSAQPIDGIIIFPPVDPTRILQPHHDALILSLGMGDFDVRRILIDPGSSTDLL